The nucleotide window CCTGCTGCTGGAACTTCAGGGCGATGTCGCCGCGGAAGTCAAAACGGCCAGGCTTGGTCGGCTGCTTAAGCACGGCATTCAGGAGGCGCCCCTCTTTATCCAGCCGGCCCAGGGGGGTGTTCTCGATCGCAGTCATCAAAAAAGTCTCCGGTTCAGCACACAACTCTCAGACGGTCTCAGACGGGCGCGAGCAGGGGCGCACCTTCGTGGGCTCGAAGGCGCCGCTCTCCGCCGAACCCCGTTCGGCGTGCCGCCCGCGCAAGGGGGCAGGCGCGTCCACCATGCAAGCCCTTTGCCGCGCCGCGGCGCGGCGGCCGCAGCGGGGGCGAAGCGCGACAATCAGCCATCCCCGAGGTGGCCGGGAGCCGGCCCGATGGCGCAAGCAATGGCGCCAAATCAGGGTCCGCAGGGGCATCCGGATGGGGGCGGCGATGGTCCGGACCCGCCGCTCCCGAGCGCGCAGGAAGCCGCCGCCGACCATGTCCGGAATCGGACACGCGTCGCAAAGACAACAGCTGAATTCCGGAAAAATCAGGCAAATCAGTCCGTTGCTATCTGGCACGGCGCTTGCTGGATGGAGGGCCGAAGCAACCTCTCAAGCGAAGGTCGAGCGATGATCAATTTGACCGACAGCGCCTTGCATGCGGTCCGGGACGCGATCCTGGGCGCCGATCAGCCGGTCAGCGGGCTGCGCATCATGGTCGAGACGGGCGGCTGCGCCGGCTACCAGTACAAGATGGGCCTCGTCAGCGACGCCGAGCCCGACGATACGGTGGTTGAGCGCGAAGGCGTGAAGGTGTTCGTGGACAACCAGAGCCACGAGCTGCTTGCCGGCACCGTCATCGACTTCGTCGTGGCCCTGGAGGGCTCCGGCTTCACCTTCGAAAATCCGAACGCCACCTCGAGCTGCTCCTGCGGCAAGTCCTTCGGCTGAAGTCCTTCAGCCGAAGCTGGAACTGACCGTACGGGTTGAACTCAATTCAGATAGAGGACGCAGCGATGTTGGCCGAGACCGAAGAGTGCGCGCCGCTCACCCAGCAAGCCAAGCGTGAGGCGATCATCCGCGAGGTGATCGAAGAGATCCGTCCCAATCTCAAGCGGGATGGCGGCGACTGCGAGCTCGTCGAAATCGACGGCAACAAGGTCATGGTGAAGATGACCGGCGCTTGCGTCTTCTGCAAGCTGGCGAGCGAGACCATCGAGGGCATCCAGACCAAAATCGTGGAGCGCCTGGGCGAGCTGATCCGGCTCATCCCGGTGGCCGGCGCGCAGAACAAGCCGCTGGTGAGCCTGAAGAGCATCGCGCCGGCTCCGACCGCCGCGCCGGTGGCTCCGGCCCCCGCCGTCCCCTCGCCGACGCGCTGAGGGACGAGCCAAGGTCTAGACGATCGAAGGGGTGATGCCGTGCGGCCCGTCTATCTCGACAACAACGCGACGACACGGACCGACCCCGCTGTGGTCGAGGCCATGCTGCCGTTCTTCAGCGAGCATTTCGGCAACGCCTCCTCCACCCACGCCTTCGGTGAGCACGTGGGCGAGGCGCTGAAGAAGGCGCGCAAGCAGCTCCAGGCGCTGCTTGGCGCCGCCTTTGACCACGAGATCATCTACACCTCCGGCGGAACGGAAGCCGACAATGCGGCCATTCTTTCCGCGCTGGAGACGCAGGAAGGCCGGGACGAGATCGTCACCACCACGGTGGAGCATCCGGCGATCCTGACCCTGGTCGCGCATCTGGAAAAGACGCGCGGCATCAAAGTGCATCTCATCGGTGTGGACCGCCATGGGCGGCTCGATCTCGATGCCTACGCCAAGGCATTGTCGCCGAAGACCGCTCTCGTCTCGGTGATGTGGGCCAACAACGAGACAGGAACCCTCTTCCCCGTGGCTGAGCTGGCAGAGCAGGCGAAGGCCGTCGGCGCCCTGTTCCATACCGACGCGGTGCAGGCGGTGGGTAAGGTGGCCATCGACCTGAAATCCACAGCCATCGACATGCTGTCCCTGTCCGGCCACAAGCTGCACGGGCCCAAGGGCATCGGCGCGCTCTATGTGAAGAAGGGGGTGAAGTTCCGCCCCCTCATCCGCGGCGGCCATCAGGAGCGCGGGCGGCGTGGCGGAACCGAGAATGTGCCCGGTATCATCGGACTCGGCGCTGCTGCGGACCTCGCGCTCCAGCACATGGAGGAGGAGCGCACCCGCGTGAAGGCGCTGCGCGACCGGCTCGAGCAGGGCATCCTCCAGCGGGTGAGCAACACCCTGCTCAATGGCGATGGCGACAACCGCCTCCCCAACACCGCAAATATCGCGTTCGAATATCTCGACGGCGAGGCGGTGCTGCACAATCTCAACAAGGCCGGAGTTGCCGCCTCCACCGGCTCGGCCTGCACCTCAGGCTCCACCGAGCCGTCCCATGTGCTGCGGGCCATGAACCTGCCGGCCACTGCGCTCCATGGCGCCCTGCGCCTGTCGCTTTCCCGCGAGAACACGGGGGAGGACGTGGACCGGGTGCTGGAAGCGCTGCCGGAGATCGTCACCCGCCTGCGCGCCATGTCGCCGGCCTGGCTGGCGCGGGAGGGTGCGGACGGCGCGGCGGTGGCCAGTCATGTCTAGCTTTCATCCGGGGCGCGAGTGCGGCGGACGCACGCCCACCGGCGTCGCCTTCGCGATGGCAAGCGCGTGCCCGATGCCGGCCGACGTGGCGGCCGCCGGGTCCATCAGAAACGTCCCCGACCGGCATCGCAAGGATGTCGGCGCGGGTCACAGCGGCGAGTCCAGGCCGATCGAGGAGCCAGTTGTATGAAGATTATGATTCGCCGTTCTCCGGAGATGGGCCTGTCCATCTACGTTCCCAAAAAGGACCTTGAGGAGCCGATCGTCGAGACCGAGCACGAGACCCTGTGGGGCGGCTGGATCAAGATCGCCAACGGCTGGGTGCTTGATCTGCCGGAGATGGCCGAGGGCACGACCCTCCCCATCACCGTGAACGCGAAGAAGCGCGGCGAGGAGGAGTGAGCTGACATGAATATTTCCGTCGCCAATATCGAGACGCTGAAGCTCGCCGACGCCGAAGCCGTCCTGAAGGACGTGGCGGCGGAGCTGGTCGCCGGCAAGGCCGCGCCCTATCTGGGGCCCGGCCTGCTGGAGCTGTCGTCGCCCGCCATTCCGGTAACGCCGGAGGGCCTTGCGGCCTTTTTCGGCACCAAGGTGGCACTGCCCAAGCGCGCCAAGGGCAACGCCTGGGCCTCCGCCCAGCACATCGAGAGCATGAAGCACCGCTCCACCGTGTCGGCCCTCATGGCCGAGGCGTTCGCCCCGCCTGTGCCGCCGCTGCCGTTCCACACCTTCCTCGCCGGCCTGAACCTGCCGCTGATCGTGGACACCTGGTACGACGGCGCCATGCGTTCGGCGCTGGAGGGCCGG belongs to Xanthobacter autotrophicus Py2 and includes:
- a CDS encoding iron-sulfur cluster assembly accessory protein (TIGRFAM: iron-sulfur cluster assembly accessory protein~PFAM: HesB/YadR/YfhF-family protein~KEGG: bbt:BBta_5909 iron-binding protein IscA (iron-sulfur cluster assembly protein)), whose product is MINLTDSALHAVRDAILGADQPVSGLRIMVETGGCAGYQYKMGLVSDAEPDDTVVEREGVKVFVDNQSHELLAGTVIDFVVALEGSGFTFENPNATSSCSCGKSFG
- a CDS encoding nitrogen-fixing NifU domain protein (PFAM: nitrogen-fixing NifU domain protein~KEGG: bbt:BBta_5908 putative NifU protein) encodes the protein MLAETEECAPLTQQAKREAIIREVIEEIRPNLKRDGGDCELVEIDGNKVMVKMTGACVFCKLASETIEGIQTKIVERLGELIRLIPVAGAQNKPLVSLKSIAPAPTAAPVAPAPAVPSPTR
- a CDS encoding aminotransferase class V (PFAM: aminotransferase class V; aromatic amino acid beta-eliminating lyase/threonine aldolase~KEGG: bra:BRADO5423 cysteine desulfurase (nitrogenase metalloclusters biosynthesis protein NifS)) gives rise to the protein MRPVYLDNNATTRTDPAVVEAMLPFFSEHFGNASSTHAFGEHVGEALKKARKQLQALLGAAFDHEIIYTSGGTEADNAAILSALETQEGRDEIVTTTVEHPAILTLVAHLEKTRGIKVHLIGVDRHGRLDLDAYAKALSPKTALVSVMWANNETGTLFPVAELAEQAKAVGALFHTDAVQAVGKVAIDLKSTAIDMLSLSGHKLHGPKGIGALYVKKGVKFRPLIRGGHQERGRRGGTENVPGIIGLGAAADLALQHMEEERTRVKALRDRLEQGILQRVSNTLLNGDGDNRLPNTANIAFEYLDGEAVLHNLNKAGVAASTGSACTSGSTEPSHVLRAMNLPATALHGALRLSLSRENTGEDVDRVLEALPEIVTRLRAMSPAWLAREGADGAAVASHV
- a CDS encoding NifT/FixU family protein (PFAM: NifT/FixU family protein~KEGG: bra:BRADO5422 FixU nitrogen fixation protein); protein product: MKIMIRRSPEMGLSIYVPKKDLEEPIVETEHETLWGGWIKIANGWVLDLPEMAEGTTLPITVNAKKRGEEE